A single window of Rana temporaria chromosome 1, aRanTem1.1, whole genome shotgun sequence DNA harbors:
- the LOC120913657 gene encoding cold-inducible RNA-binding protein B-like isoform X2, giving the protein MSSDEGKLFVGGLSFDTNEQSLEQVFCKYGQISEVVVVKDRETKRSRGFGFVTFDNPDDAKEAMQAMNGMSVDGRQIRVDQAGKSPSDRRGGYRGGSSGGGRGFFRGGGGDRGYGSNRFDSRGGGYGGGSRDYYGSGRSQGGYGDRSGGSSYRDGFDNYR; this is encoded by the exons ATGTCGTCTGACGAAGGAAAACTTTTTGTTGGAGGTCTGAGCTTTGATACCAATGAGCAGAGTCTGGAGCAAGTGTTCTGCAAATACGGACAAATCTCTGAGG tggTTGTGGTGAAGGATCGGGAGACTAAGAGATCGCGTGGCTTTGGGTTTGTCACTTTTGATAATCCAGATGATGCGAAAGAAGCCATGCAAGCCATGAATGGAATG tctgtgGATGGACGTCAGATTCGAGTTGATCAGGCTGGAAAGTCCCCAAGTGACAGGAGAGGAGGCTACAGAGGTGGCTCatctggaggaggaagagggttcTTCCGTGGAG GTGGAGGTGATCGTGGTTATGGAAGCAACCGATTTGACTCCAGGGGTGGCGGCTATGGTGGTGGATCTCGGGATTATTATGGcag tgGCAGAAGTCAAGGAGGTTATGGGGATCGCTCAGGAGGAAGCTCCTACAGAGACGGCTTTGACAACTACA GATGA
- the LOC120913657 gene encoding cold-inducible RNA-binding protein B-like isoform X1 has product MSSDEGKLFVGGLSFDTNEQSLEQVFCKYGQISEVVVVKDRETKRSRGFGFVTFDNPDDAKEAMQAMNGMSVDGRQIRVDQAGKSPSDRRGGYRGGSSGGGRGFFRGGGGDRGYGSNRFDSRGGGYGGGSRDYYGSGRSQGGYGDRSGGSSYRDGFDNYTSNE; this is encoded by the exons ATGTCGTCTGACGAAGGAAAACTTTTTGTTGGAGGTCTGAGCTTTGATACCAATGAGCAGAGTCTGGAGCAAGTGTTCTGCAAATACGGACAAATCTCTGAGG tggTTGTGGTGAAGGATCGGGAGACTAAGAGATCGCGTGGCTTTGGGTTTGTCACTTTTGATAATCCAGATGATGCGAAAGAAGCCATGCAAGCCATGAATGGAATG tctgtgGATGGACGTCAGATTCGAGTTGATCAGGCTGGAAAGTCCCCAAGTGACAGGAGAGGAGGCTACAGAGGTGGCTCatctggaggaggaagagggttcTTCCGTGGAG GTGGAGGTGATCGTGGTTATGGAAGCAACCGATTTGACTCCAGGGGTGGCGGCTATGGTGGTGGATCTCGGGATTATTATGGcag tgGCAGAAGTCAAGGAGGTTATGGGGATCGCTCAGGAGGAAGCTCCTACAGAGACGGCTTTGACAACTACA CCTCAAACGAGTAA